In one Nicotiana sylvestris chromosome 8, ASM39365v2, whole genome shotgun sequence genomic region, the following are encoded:
- the LOC104241193 gene encoding histone H3.2, which produces MARTKQTARKSTGGKAPRKQLATKAARKSAPATGGVKKPHRFRPGTVALREIRKYQKSTELLIRKLPFQRLVREIAQDFKTDLRFQSSAVAALQEAAEAYLVGLFEDTNLCAIHAKRVTIMPKDIQLARRIRGERA; this is translated from the coding sequence atggctcgtaccaAGCAAACTGCCCGAAAATCCACCGGAGGCAAAGCTCCAAGGAAGCAATTAGCTACAAAAGCTGCTCGGAAATCAGCTCCGGCGACCGGAGGAGTGAAGAAGCCACACAGATTCAGGCCCGGAACTGTTGCGCTTCGAGAAATCAGAAAGTACCAGAAATCTACTGAACTCCTAATCCGCAAACTTCCTTTCCAGCGTTTGGTTCGTGAGATAGCTCAGGATTTTAAGACCGATCTGAGGTTCCAGAGCTCTGCTGTTGCAGCTCTTCAAGAGGCGGCTGAAGCATACCTTGTTGGTTTGTTTGAGGATACTAACCTTTGTGCTATCCACGCTAAGAGAGTGACCATTATGCCGAAAGACATTCAGCTCGCTAGAAGAATTAGGGGTGAGAGAGCTTAA